A window from Citrus sinensis cultivar Valencia sweet orange chromosome 3, DVS_A1.0, whole genome shotgun sequence encodes these proteins:
- the LOC102619313 gene encoding malonyl-CoA:anthocyanidin 5-O-glucoside-6''-O-malonyltransferase-like, translating into MAENIVKVNEVTRVTPLADPSSTKTAPFTLPLTYLDIYWFKVLPVERLFFYQVTDLTRDFFDSVILPKLKHSLSLTLLHYLPLAGNIMWLEGTQKPAVYFFPDNNDGVSVTVAESSSDSTDLFSLLSGNGIRKAVEFHPLVPNLSISDDKAEIITVQITLFLKEGYSIGITSHHAVLDGKSSTLFVKSWAYLCKHLQQNPTCLPPELTPFLDRNVIKDPEGRDMVELNNWFDHKQSLKVLPFAVSVDLSKLVRATFKLSREDIKKLRDKVNEIVTASDVKKSRQLHLSSFVLTLAYVFVCMFKAKTGKAQGNRNALVGFTADYRTRLDPPVPDNYFGNCNGIHGAVTEASEVKQENGVAFAAEMISDLIQRIDANVADEGSDVKIAKIVEHAKQGAFMLSVAGSTRFDVYGSDFGWGRPRKVEIVSIDRTGAVSFAESKDGGGGVEIGVVLEKQEMEVFASLFTNGLKK; encoded by the coding sequence ATGGCAGAAAACATTGTTAAAGTAAATGAGGTTACCAGAGTGACCCCTCTCGCCGACCCTAGCTCAACCAAAACGGCGCCGTTCACTCTTCCTCTCACCTACTTGGACATTTACTGGTTCAAGGTTCTTCCTGTCGAACGCCTATTCTTCTACCAAGTCACTGACTTAACTCGCGATTTCTTCGACTCTGTGATCCTCCCAAAGCTGAAGCACTCTCTTTCCCTCACTCTCCTCCATTATCTTCCGCTCGCCGGCAACATCATGTGGCTCGAAGGTACCCAAAAACCAGCCGTTTACTTCTTCCCTGACAACAACGACGGCGTTTCAGTCACAGTTGCTGAGTCCTCGTCCGACAGTACCGATCTCTTCAGTCTCCTCTCCGGCAATGGAATCCGCAAAGCTGTTGAATTTCATCCTTTGGTGCCCAATTTGTCGATATCCGACGATAAAGCTGAGATAATTACTGTCCAAATAACTCTGTTCCTCAAAGAAGGTTATTCCATCGGTATCACATCTCACCATGCGGTTCTTGACGGCAAAAGCTCAACTTTGTTCGTAAAATCTTGGGCTTATTTGTGCAAACACTTGCAACAAAACCCCACTTGTTTGCCACCTGAACTAACTCCATTTTTGGACCGGAATGTCATCAAAGATCCGGAAGGTCGAGACATGGTGGAGTTAAATAATTGGTTTGATCACAAACAAAGTTTGAAGGTCTTGCCATTCGCAGTCTCAGTGGATCTGAGCAAATTGGTACGTGCCACATTTAAGCTGAGCCGTGAAGATATAAAGAAGCTTAGGGACAAGGTTAATGAAATTGTTACGGCAAGTGATGTGAAAAAATCAAGACAACTTCACTTATCGAGTTTCGTACTTACATTAGCTTATGTATTTGTTTGCATGTTTAAAGCCAAAACGGGTAAAGCTCAAGGTAATAGAAATGCTCTTGTTGGGTTCACTGCGGATTACAGGACCCGCTTGGATCCTCCGGTTCCGGATAATTACTTCGGTAATTGTAATGGGATACATGGTGCAGTTACAGAAGCTAGTGAAGTAAAGCAAGAAAATGGGGTTGCTTTTGCTGCGGAAATGATAAGCGATTTGATCCAACGGATAGATGCGAATGTTGCTGATGAAGGATCAGATGTGAAGATTGCAAAAATAGTAGAACATGCGAAACAAGGAGCATTTATGCTTTCCGTCGCCGGGTCCACCCGTTTTGATGTTTACGGGTCAGATTTCGGGTGGGGGAGGCCGAGGAAGGTGGAGATCGTGTCAATAGACAGGACAGGCGCCGTCTCTTTTGCGGAGAGTAAAGATGGAGGCGGAGGCGTTGAGATTGGTGTTGTTTTGGAGAAACAAGAAATGGAGGTTTTCGCTTCTCTGTTTACTAATggacttaaaaaataa
- the LOC102619890 gene encoding UDP-glycosyltransferase 74F2-like: protein MEEKKIHRAHVLIVPYPSQGHINPTFQFAKRLASKGLKITLAITNFIYKTKKPSQPSDSVQIDTISDGYDDGGFSEAESIDAYLQNMEVAGSKTLAELITKYKSSSNPIDCVVYDAFLYWALDVAKGFGLFAAAFFTQTCAVNFIYYLVHHGLLKLPVSTTPVSIPGMPLLELQDMPSFIGVQGQYPAYFEMVLNQFSNADRADLVLVNTYYKLESQVADSMSKFCPMVTIGPTLPSFYLDNRIVNDNDYDLNLFTLDKSITMNWLNTKPEGSVVYVSFGSMACLANEQVEELAWGLKKSSFYFLWVIRDTEETNKLPKGFVDGIGDKGLIVNWSPQLEVLSNKALGCFFSHAGWNSTIEALSLAVPMVVMPQWTDQPTDAKFVEDVWKVGVRVRVDEDGIVRRDEIERCIRELMEGQSGREMRMNAKKWSDLAIEAVSEGGTSDKNIDEFISKFTN from the exons atggaagagaaaaaaattcacagAGCTCATGTTTTGATAGTTCCATATCCAAGCCAAGGTCACATAAACCCCACTTTCCAATTTGCCAAACGATTAGCTTCTAAAGGTCTGAAAATCACTTTAGCCATAACAAACTTCATttacaaaaccaaaaaaccATCTCAGCCCTCCGATTCAGTTCAAATCGACACCATATCGGACGGCTATGACGACGGTGGCTTCTCGGAAGCAGAAAGCATCGATGCTTATTTGCAAAACATGGAAGTTGCAGGCTCAAAAACCCTAGCTGAACTCATCACAAAATACAAAAGCTCTTCAAATCCTATTGATTGTGTAGTCTACGACGCTTTTCTTTATTGGGCTCTTGATGTTGCAAAAGGTTTCGGTTTGTTTGCTGCCGCTTTTTTCACTCAAACTTGTGCTGTTAACTTTATATATTATCTTGTTCATCATGGATTGCTGAAGCTTCCCGTTTCTACAACGCCGGTTTCGATTCCCGGGATGCCGTTACTTGAGCTTCAAGACATGCCATCCTTCATTGGTGTTCAAGGGCAATATCCAGCTTACTTTGAGATGGTGTTGAATCAATTCTCCAACGCAGATAGAGCTGATCTTGTGCTTGTCAATACTTACTACAAGTTGGAAAGTCAG GTGGCAGATTCAATGTCTAAATTTTGTCCAATGGTCACAATCGGTCCAACGCTTCCATCTTTCTACCTAGACAACAGAATCGTTAATGACAATGATTATGATCTCAATCTCTTTACATTGGACAAATCCATCACCATGAATTGGCTCAACACAAAGCCCGAAGGATCAGTCGTTTATGTATCATTCGGAAGCATGGCTTGTTTAGCCAATGAACAAGTGGAAGAACTGGCGTGGGGCTTGAAGAAAagttctttttatttcctGTGGGTAATAAGAGATACAGAGGAAACAAACAAGCTCCCAAAAGGGTTTGTTGATGGGATTGGAGATAAGGGCTTGATTGTGAATTGGAGCCCTCAGCTAGAAGTGCTTTCAAATAAAGCACTTGGTTGCTTTTTCTCGCATGCTGGGTGGAATTCAACTATTGAAGCTTTGAGCTTGGCGGTGCCAATGGTGGTGATGCCACAGTGGACAGATCAGCCGACGGATGCGAAGTTTGTTGAAGATGTGTGGAAGGTTGGAGTTAGGGTTAGGGTTGATGAAGATGGGATTGTGAGAAGAGATGAGATTGAGAGGTGCATAAGAGAATTGATGGAGGGTCAAAGTGGGagagaaatgagaatgaatGCTAAGAAATGGAGCGACTTGGCTATTGAGGCAGTTAGTGAGGGTGGCACttcagataaaaatattgatgaATTTATATCTAAGTTTACAAATTAG